From Alienimonas californiensis, a single genomic window includes:
- a CDS encoding transposase: MRHQLWTAIVAELARLHNGRPGRGQRFSDRRILEVYFFAVVRKLPVRHACDARNWPVWLRGRPLPSPAAMSRRMRSRSVRELLAALDQAVVRPPAGRGDGGLAHWIDSTPLPIGPTSTDRHAAFGHAGGTKANGYRLHLFLRGDGSVADWRLTPMNRDERVMARRMIRSAKATGYLVGDGNFDVNALHGECEVRGDLRLIAPKRKGGFGRRKHRRGRYESAALLAEPRGPFAAALMTGRIAVERFFGTLKSAGTGLIGLPPWVRTMPRVRPFVITHLILDALRRRGAVAA, encoded by the coding sequence GTGAGGCACCAACTCTGGACCGCGATCGTCGCCGAACTGGCCCGCCTGCACAACGGCCGGCCCGGCCGCGGGCAGCGGTTCAGCGACCGCCGGATCCTCGAGGTCTACTTCTTCGCCGTCGTCCGGAAGCTGCCGGTCCGCCACGCCTGCGACGCCCGCAACTGGCCGGTCTGGCTGCGGGGACGCCCGCTGCCCAGCCCCGCGGCGATGAGCCGCCGGATGCGGTCGCGGTCCGTCCGGGAGTTGCTGGCCGCCCTGGACCAGGCGGTCGTCCGCCCGCCGGCCGGGCGGGGCGACGGCGGCCTGGCCCACTGGATCGACAGCACGCCCCTGCCGATCGGCCCGACCTCGACCGACCGGCACGCCGCCTTCGGACACGCCGGCGGGACGAAGGCCAACGGCTACCGGCTGCACCTGTTTTTGCGAGGCGACGGGTCGGTCGCCGACTGGCGGCTGACGCCGATGAACCGCGACGAGCGGGTCATGGCCCGGCGGATGATCCGTTCGGCGAAGGCGACCGGCTACCTGGTCGGCGACGGGAACTTCGACGTCAACGCCCTGCACGGCGAGTGCGAGGTCCGGGGCGATCTGCGGCTGATCGCCCCCAAACGCAAAGGCGGCTTCGGCCGCCGCAAACACCGCCGGGGCCGCTACGAAAGCGCGGCGCTGCTGGCGGAGCCGCGGGGGCCGTTCGCGGCCGCGTTGATGACCGGCCGGATCGCGGTCGAGCGGTTCTTCGGGACGCTCAAGTCCGCCGGCACGGGCCTGATCGGCTTGCCGCCGTGGGTGCGGACGATGCCGCGGGTCCGGCCGTTCGTGATCACGCACCTGATCCTCGACGCCCTCCGCCGACGGGGCGCGGTTGCCGCTTGA
- a CDS encoding barstar family protein: MRVVDIPPGDGTKAGFLRSFADAVGLPGLHAYNWDAFADALSAYVADVDRPLELNHREMPRLHSEGDLGVYVDVLTDLANQFPGHLASRFPEKATPPPADRCPPAAAIAHYHLNRGGVTRVVANHLLALRANQINPPWAVLLTGGRAEAWSEFEHTLEHEGVRAARPTVAGFDYDSLYPGDAAPNPAGLADRFEKALTDHRATREETVLHVHNHSLGKNVSLPGAIVRLAERGWKILLQIHDFAEEFRPANYLHLVGALGEGANLYPQAPQIHYAVLNGRDRGVLQALGVPAERLHFLPNPVGAFPPLPDKLLSKAALGAACDVPAEHRYLCYPVRGIRRKNLGEAALTGLLEPDSTVGVTLAPRNPVELAFHDRWRSFAEALQLPIRFATGEEDGVSFHQNLAAADAVLTTSVAEGFGMAFLECWLADRPLLGRDLPHVTADFRAEGIELPGLYSSLTIPLAWAEGFADRFRAGCEKLLTDYRRPWDEAAFAEALAAKTAGDRVDFGDLDEDLQMAVIRRIADDPAARGEVFSVEPKSGLPRDGVVEHNAATVRERYSLAGSGARLAAAYGAVLASPVGPVTPPPHPGAVLDSFLDLKTFRLIRG, translated from the coding sequence GTGCGCGTCGTCGATATCCCCCCGGGCGACGGAACGAAGGCGGGCTTCCTACGCTCGTTCGCCGACGCAGTCGGTCTGCCCGGCCTGCACGCTTATAACTGGGATGCGTTCGCTGACGCACTGTCTGCGTACGTCGCCGACGTGGACCGCCCGCTGGAATTGAATCACCGGGAGATGCCGCGGCTCCATTCGGAGGGCGATCTGGGCGTTTATGTGGACGTTCTGACGGACTTGGCGAACCAGTTTCCGGGACATTTGGCGTCCCGATTTCCGGAGAAGGCGACGCCGCCTCCGGCCGATCGCTGCCCGCCGGCGGCGGCGATCGCGCACTACCACCTGAATCGCGGCGGCGTGACCCGCGTCGTCGCGAACCACCTGCTGGCCCTGCGGGCGAACCAGATCAACCCGCCGTGGGCCGTGCTGCTGACGGGCGGGCGGGCTGAGGCGTGGAGCGAATTCGAGCACACCCTGGAGCACGAAGGCGTTCGGGCCGCCCGGCCGACCGTGGCTGGGTTCGATTACGACAGCCTGTACCCCGGCGACGCCGCCCCGAACCCGGCCGGGCTGGCGGACCGCTTCGAAAAGGCCCTGACCGACCACCGGGCGACGCGGGAAGAGACGGTCCTACACGTTCACAATCATTCCCTCGGCAAGAACGTCTCGCTGCCGGGGGCGATCGTCCGGCTGGCGGAGCGAGGCTGGAAGATCCTGCTGCAAATTCACGACTTCGCGGAGGAGTTCCGGCCCGCCAATTATCTGCACCTCGTCGGGGCGTTGGGGGAGGGGGCGAACCTCTATCCGCAGGCGCCGCAGATTCATTACGCCGTCTTAAACGGCCGCGACCGCGGCGTGCTGCAAGCCCTCGGCGTGCCGGCGGAGCGACTGCATTTTCTCCCGAATCCCGTCGGCGCGTTCCCGCCGCTGCCGGACAAGCTGCTGTCAAAGGCGGCCCTCGGCGCGGCGTGCGACGTGCCGGCAGAGCACCGATATCTCTGTTACCCGGTCCGGGGGATTCGGCGGAAGAATCTCGGCGAGGCGGCGCTCACGGGGCTGCTGGAGCCGGACTCGACGGTCGGCGTGACGCTGGCGCCGCGGAACCCGGTCGAACTCGCCTTCCACGACCGTTGGCGAAGCTTCGCCGAGGCGCTGCAACTGCCGATCCGCTTCGCCACGGGCGAGGAGGACGGGGTGAGTTTCCACCAGAACCTCGCCGCCGCGGACGCCGTGCTGACGACCAGCGTGGCGGAGGGCTTCGGGATGGCGTTCCTCGAATGCTGGCTGGCCGACCGGCCGCTGCTGGGCCGCGACCTGCCGCACGTCACCGCCGACTTCCGGGCGGAGGGGATCGAACTGCCGGGGCTGTATTCCTCCCTGACGATCCCGCTGGCGTGGGCGGAGGGCTTTGCCGACCGCTTCCGGGCCGGCTGCGAAAAACTGCTGACGGACTACCGCCGCCCGTGGGACGAAGCGGCGTTTGCTGAGGCGCTGGCGGCGAAGACGGCCGGGGACCGGGTGGATTTCGGCGACCTGGACGAGGATCTCCAGATGGCCGTGATCCGCCGCATCGCCGACGACCCTGCCGCCCGCGGGGAGGTGTTTAGCGTCGAGCCGAAATCCGGTCTGCCGCGGGACGGGGTGGTGGAACACAACGCCGCGACGGTCCGCGAGCGCTACAGCCTCGCCGGCAGCGGGGCCCGGCTCGCGGCGGCGTACGGCGCCGTGCTCGCTTCGCCGGTCGGCCCGGTGACGCCGCCGCCGCATCCCGGGGCGGTACTGGATTCGTTTCTAGACCTCAAGACCTTCCGACTGATCCGTGGATGA
- a CDS encoding outer membrane protein assembly factor BamB family protein: MRTAVALLLVACSPAAAGDWPQILGPNRDGVAVDEAALTALPADLDPRWTKPVGQGFAGPAVADGTVILFHRTTADDGEDVERLEALDAATGATRWTSDAPATYGGGFIPDAGPRCVPVVTPLLGGRVVAFGAAGVLRCVNVKDGSELWRRDAAEDYGADPGYFGFGSTPLVVSDGNGGGIVLCVVGGDRDGAGVVGFDLKTGKTRWTATDAQAAYTSPVLMPLRKEPEAVVPTRLTTYGIEVKTGRVKWNVPFGARGPTAVGANPVILPGLSLATPRSDRVFLTANYGVGATLLNRIAEKATVNYEGSDVLAAHYATPVAVASNLYGVDGRQDVGESDLVCLAPGRNERRWTERGFGHATLIGLPAGDGGGSLLVLKTDGELVLVAADPDRYRELGRARLFDSTVRALPAYSDGVLYARDENVLRAYQLSAQK; encoded by the coding sequence ATGAGAACCGCCGTCGCACTCCTGCTCGTCGCCTGCTCCCCCGCCGCGGCCGGGGATTGGCCGCAGATTCTCGGCCCGAACCGCGACGGCGTGGCGGTCGACGAAGCCGCGCTGACGGCGCTGCCGGCGGACCTCGACCCGCGCTGGACGAAGCCGGTCGGTCAGGGCTTCGCCGGGCCGGCGGTCGCGGACGGAACGGTCATCCTGTTCCACCGCACCACCGCCGACGACGGCGAGGACGTGGAACGCCTGGAGGCCCTCGACGCCGCCACCGGCGCGACCCGCTGGACCAGTGACGCCCCCGCGACCTACGGCGGCGGGTTCATCCCGGACGCCGGCCCCCGCTGCGTGCCGGTGGTCACCCCCCTGCTGGGCGGCCGGGTGGTCGCGTTCGGCGCTGCCGGCGTGCTGCGGTGCGTGAACGTGAAGGACGGGTCCGAACTCTGGCGGCGTGACGCCGCCGAGGACTACGGCGCCGACCCCGGCTACTTCGGCTTCGGCAGCACGCCGCTGGTCGTGTCGGACGGGAACGGCGGCGGGATCGTGCTGTGCGTCGTCGGCGGCGACCGGGACGGCGCGGGCGTCGTCGGCTTCGATTTGAAGACCGGAAAAACCCGCTGGACGGCGACCGACGCGCAAGCGGCGTACACTTCGCCGGTGTTAATGCCGCTGCGAAAGGAGCCGGAAGCGGTCGTGCCGACCCGGCTCACCACCTATGGGATCGAAGTGAAAACCGGCCGCGTGAAGTGGAACGTTCCCTTCGGCGCCCGCGGCCCGACGGCGGTGGGGGCGAACCCGGTGATCCTGCCGGGGCTCAGCCTCGCGACGCCGCGGTCGGATCGCGTGTTCCTCACGGCGAATTACGGCGTGGGGGCGACGCTATTAAACCGGATCGCCGAGAAGGCGACGGTCAATTACGAGGGATCGGACGTCCTCGCCGCCCACTACGCGACGCCGGTCGCCGTCGCCTCGAACCTGTACGGCGTCGACGGCCGGCAGGACGTGGGCGAAAGCGACCTCGTCTGCCTCGCCCCGGGCCGGAACGAACGCCGCTGGACCGAACGCGGCTTCGGTCACGCCACGCTGATCGGTCTGCCGGCCGGCGACGGGGGCGGCTCGCTGCTCGTGCTCAAAACCGACGGCGAACTCGTCCTCGTCGCCGCGGACCCGGACCGTTATCGCGAGCTTGGCCGCGCCCGACTGTTCGACTCCACCGTCAGGGCCCTGCCGGCCTACAGCGACGGCGTGCTCTACGCCCGAGACGAGAACGTCCTGCGGGCCTATCAATTGTCTGCACAAAAATAA
- a CDS encoding glycosyltransferase family 4 protein, with the protein MPGRRIGFVSTRFHGTDGVSLEAAKWAQIFWTNQDTSFWFSGKSDRDPAISSVVPEAYFGHPEIMAINEEVFGRVTRSPKITRRIAELADHLKTGIADFVRQYEIDVLVAQNCLCIPMNIPLGVALTQYIAETNFPTIAHHHDFYWERDRFMVNAVGDYLEQAFPPNLPSIQHVTINSPAQQDLAWRTGCSSILVPNVLNFEEPPETCDLYSSDFRSEIGVSPDDILILQPTRVVPRKGIEHAISLVAQLRDPRCKLVITHESGDEGNEYQHALAEMAEHQGVDLRFVAARVGETRHSDSEGRKIYSLWDTYPHADFITYPSLYEGFGNALLEAFYFRKPVLVNRYSIFRQDIETKGFEVVTMDGYLTKGVIDQVRRVIDDAEYRDGMVAHNYRLAQRFFGYTVLRRKLQSLVSNLTGEDEL; encoded by the coding sequence ATGCCCGGCCGCCGGATCGGCTTCGTCTCCACCCGTTTCCATGGGACCGACGGCGTCAGCCTCGAAGCCGCCAAGTGGGCGCAGATCTTCTGGACGAACCAGGACACCTCCTTCTGGTTCAGCGGGAAAAGCGACCGCGACCCGGCGATCAGCAGCGTCGTGCCGGAGGCCTACTTCGGCCACCCGGAGATCATGGCGATCAACGAGGAGGTCTTCGGCCGCGTCACCCGCAGCCCCAAGATCACCCGCCGCATCGCCGAGTTGGCAGATCACCTGAAAACGGGCATTGCGGACTTCGTCCGGCAGTACGAGATCGACGTGCTCGTCGCCCAGAACTGCCTGTGCATCCCGATGAACATCCCGTTGGGCGTGGCCCTGACGCAGTACATCGCGGAGACGAACTTTCCCACGATCGCCCACCACCACGACTTTTACTGGGAGCGGGACCGCTTCATGGTGAACGCGGTCGGCGACTATCTGGAGCAGGCCTTCCCCCCGAACCTGCCGAGCATTCAGCACGTCACGATTAATTCACCGGCCCAGCAGGACCTGGCCTGGCGGACGGGGTGCAGCTCGATCCTCGTGCCGAACGTCCTGAACTTCGAGGAGCCGCCGGAGACCTGCGACCTATATAGCTCCGATTTCCGCAGCGAAATCGGCGTGTCGCCGGACGACATCCTCATCCTCCAGCCGACCCGCGTGGTCCCGCGGAAGGGGATCGAACACGCCATTTCCCTGGTCGCCCAGCTCCGCGATCCGCGGTGCAAACTCGTCATCACCCATGAGAGCGGCGACGAGGGGAACGAATATCAGCACGCCCTCGCCGAAATGGCGGAGCACCAGGGCGTGGACCTGCGCTTCGTCGCGGCCCGCGTCGGCGAGACCCGGCACAGCGACTCGGAAGGCCGCAAGATTTATTCCCTCTGGGACACCTACCCGCACGCGGACTTTATTACCTACCCGTCCCTGTACGAGGGCTTCGGCAACGCGCTGCTGGAGGCGTTTTACTTCCGCAAGCCGGTGCTGGTGAACCGCTACAGCATCTTCCGGCAGGATATCGAAACGAAAGGTTTCGAGGTCGTCACGATGGACGGCTACCTCACCAAGGGCGTGATCGATCAGGTCCGCCGGGTGATCGACGACGCGGAGTACCGGGACGGGATGGTCGCGCATAACTATCGACTCGCCCAGCGGTTCTTCGGCTACACCGTGCTGCGGCGCAAGCTCCAGAGCCTAGTGTCGAACCTGACCGGCGAAGACGAACTCTGA
- a CDS encoding HAD family hydrolase — MDEVLQAVIRAHARPMEPRPTGTAPVLTALPGVRAVLFDVYGTLLISGSGDVGVNAAAGRGDAFVAAVRAAGLAWPDDRDGAEGVAGLTEEIERQHAHARKHDGVQYPEVKIHEVWRNALVRLGVTDTPHQTMETLDRVALEYEMRVNPTWTMPHAAETLESLRSRGFLLGIVSNAQSFTPLLFPALLGKTIRDFGFDRNAMGWSYLHRQAKPGTALYEHAARALQRDHGIGPEQVLYVGNDLLNDCTPAQQVGFRTALFAGDARSLRWREGDERVAETRPTVVVTDLRQLLECVSGAA, encoded by the coding sequence GTGGATGAAGTACTGCAAGCCGTGATCCGGGCCCACGCCCGGCCGATGGAGCCCCGGCCGACCGGGACGGCGCCCGTCCTGACGGCGCTCCCCGGCGTGCGGGCCGTGCTGTTCGACGTCTACGGGACGCTGTTGATCTCCGGCAGCGGCGACGTGGGCGTGAACGCCGCGGCGGGGCGGGGGGACGCGTTCGTCGCCGCCGTGCGGGCCGCCGGCCTGGCGTGGCCCGATGACCGCGACGGCGCCGAGGGCGTCGCCGGGCTGACCGAGGAGATCGAACGTCAGCACGCGCACGCCCGGAAGCACGACGGCGTGCAGTACCCGGAGGTGAAGATTCATGAGGTTTGGCGAAACGCCCTCGTCCGGCTCGGCGTGACCGACACCCCGCACCAGACGATGGAGACGCTGGACCGCGTAGCGCTGGAGTACGAAATGCGGGTGAACCCCACCTGGACGATGCCCCACGCCGCCGAAACGCTGGAGAGCCTGCGGAGCCGCGGGTTCTTGCTGGGGATTGTGTCGAACGCTCAGAGTTTCACGCCGCTGCTGTTCCCGGCGCTGTTAGGCAAAACGATTCGTGACTTCGGTTTCGACCGGAACGCGATGGGCTGGTCCTACCTGCACCGGCAGGCCAAGCCGGGGACGGCGTTGTACGAGCACGCTGCCCGGGCCCTGCAACGGGATCACGGGATCGGGCCGGAGCAGGTTCTGTACGTAGGGAACGACCTGCTGAACGACTGCACGCCGGCCCAGCAGGTCGGCTTTCGCACGGCACTGTTCGCGGGCGACGCCCGCAGTCTGCGGTGGCGGGAGGGGGACGAGCGGGTCGCCGAAACCCGGCCGACGGTCGTGGTGACGGACCTGCGCCAGTTGCTCGAATGCGTCTCCGGCGCCGCCTGA
- a CDS encoding 3-keto-disaccharide hydrolase yields the protein MHAPDAPDASDDTHDPHAHAGDGIAEDRLARIRRRFAYSAAALATAGLIVALNGCGSEPEQDATDTATPSNEGSVATELPVGMPNFVPLPTALENFALFPTDGAISFNPTADGVILDGRGYFASTEQYGPDFTVTYEYRFPKADPLGTEEVPGENTGCLLFIDETDKVWPRCLEVQGKWGETASIKSNAKDVTVESTLDEPARDAARKPQGDWNAVTVVSEGGALTVTLNGEQVSTSQPTALTRGRIGFQAEGYPVEFRGMSIGE from the coding sequence ATGCACGCCCCCGACGCCCCAGACGCCTCCGACGACACGCACGACCCGCACGCTCACGCGGGGGACGGCATCGCCGAGGACCGCCTCGCCCGCATCCGCCGCCGCTTCGCCTACAGCGCCGCCGCCTTGGCGACGGCGGGGCTGATCGTGGCGCTCAACGGCTGCGGCAGCGAACCGGAACAGGACGCCACGGACACGGCGACGCCCTCCAACGAGGGCAGCGTCGCCACCGAGTTGCCGGTCGGCATGCCGAACTTCGTCCCGCTGCCCACGGCGCTGGAGAACTTCGCTCTGTTTCCTACCGACGGCGCGATCAGCTTCAACCCGACCGCCGACGGCGTGATCCTCGACGGCCGCGGCTACTTCGCGTCCACGGAACAGTACGGTCCGGACTTCACCGTCACCTACGAATATCGCTTCCCCAAAGCGGACCCGCTCGGCACGGAAGAAGTCCCCGGCGAGAACACCGGCTGCCTGCTGTTCATCGACGAGACGGACAAAGTCTGGCCGCGGTGCCTCGAAGTGCAGGGCAAGTGGGGCGAGACGGCCTCCATTAAATCCAACGCCAAGGACGTGACGGTCGAAAGCACGCTGGACGAGCCCGCCCGCGACGCCGCCCGCAAACCCCAGGGCGACTGGAACGCCGTGACGGTCGTCAGCGAAGGCGGGGCGTTGACGGTCACGCTCAACGGCGAACAGGTTTCGACCAGCCAGCCGACGGCGCTGACCCGCGGCCGCATCGGCTTTCAGGCGGAGGGCTACCCGGTGGAGTTCCGCGGCATGAGCATCGGCGAATAA
- a CDS encoding alpha-amylase family glycosyl hydrolase, with product MPLPDAVRDSLTAQFATLYGDRASEALAGVEAIAERYDLPAKQGELWDEADAVLITYGDMVRPDSGEAGGDGHALPAQTKWLLDHELNGPLSGVHLLPHFPYSSDDGFSVIDYRAVDPDVGDWDDVEALGERFDLAFDYVLNHCSAENAWFKAFLKQEKPYKDWFIVEDPEDPRLQQVTRPRTHPLLTPFQTADGTKHVWTTFSADQVDLNFAEPGVMIEMLDVLIGYAARGARILRMDAIAYLWKRLGTNCIHLPETHTALKVMREVLDAVAPGTLILSETNVPHAENISYFGGGDEAHLVYNFSLPPLLLDALTTGDGQYLNDWLRGLSEPGTGMTYFNFTASHDGVGVRPLEGLAPPERLEGLVAAVEARGGQVSRRTNPDGSKTPYELNCTYFSALGDPSAGNDAGARDAHVRRFLSSQAVMLALKGIPGIYFHSLVGTPNWGEGVAQTGRARTVNRRKFSRSELDEHLQTPAAAAVFEGYITLLNLRRAEPAFHPEAGQTVLDLGPDLVALVRIDRDETERIACLTNLTGSPVTADLSDVSGWRGGVDLIGGADHAQQVELGPWQTAWVKETA from the coding sequence ATGCCCCTGCCCGACGCCGTCCGCGACTCGCTCACCGCCCAATTCGCCACGCTTTACGGCGACCGGGCGTCGGAGGCGCTGGCGGGCGTCGAAGCGATTGCCGAGCGCTACGACCTGCCGGCGAAGCAGGGCGAACTGTGGGACGAAGCCGACGCCGTCCTCATCACCTACGGCGACATGGTCCGCCCCGACTCCGGGGAAGCCGGCGGCGACGGCCACGCCCTGCCGGCTCAGACGAAATGGCTGCTGGACCACGAATTAAACGGCCCGCTGAGCGGGGTGCATCTGCTGCCGCACTTCCCCTATAGCAGCGACGACGGCTTCAGCGTGATCGACTATCGGGCCGTCGACCCGGACGTCGGCGATTGGGACGACGTGGAGGCCTTGGGCGAGCGGTTCGACCTGGCCTTCGATTACGTGCTCAACCACTGCTCCGCGGAGAACGCCTGGTTCAAGGCGTTTCTCAAGCAGGAGAAGCCGTACAAAGATTGGTTCATCGTCGAGGATCCCGAAGACCCGCGGCTCCAGCAGGTCACCCGGCCGCGGACGCACCCGCTGCTCACGCCGTTTCAGACGGCGGACGGCACGAAGCACGTCTGGACGACTTTCAGCGCCGACCAGGTCGACCTGAACTTTGCCGAGCCGGGGGTGATGATCGAGATGCTGGACGTTCTGATCGGCTACGCCGCCCGGGGCGCCCGCATTCTGCGGATGGACGCGATCGCCTATCTCTGGAAGCGGTTGGGCACGAACTGCATCCATCTGCCGGAGACGCACACGGCCCTCAAGGTGATGCGGGAGGTGTTGGACGCCGTCGCCCCCGGCACGCTGATTCTCTCGGAGACGAACGTCCCCCACGCGGAAAATATTTCGTACTTCGGCGGCGGCGACGAGGCGCACCTCGTTTATAACTTCAGCCTCCCGCCGCTGTTGCTCGACGCCCTGACCACCGGCGATGGGCAGTACCTCAACGACTGGCTGCGGGGGCTGTCCGAGCCGGGCACGGGGATGACGTATTTTAACTTCACGGCTAGTCACGACGGCGTCGGCGTGCGGCCGTTGGAGGGGCTCGCCCCGCCGGAGCGGCTGGAGGGGCTCGTCGCCGCCGTCGAGGCCCGCGGCGGCCAGGTCAGCCGCCGCACCAACCCGGACGGCAGCAAAACGCCGTATGAATTGAACTGCACCTATTTCAGCGCCCTGGGGGATCCCTCCGCCGGGAACGACGCCGGGGCCCGCGACGCCCACGTCCGCCGGTTTCTCTCGTCGCAGGCGGTCATGCTGGCGCTGAAGGGCATCCCCGGCATTTATTTTCACAGCCTCGTCGGCACGCCGAATTGGGGCGAGGGCGTGGCGCAGACCGGCCGGGCCCGGACCGTCAATCGCCGCAAGTTCTCGCGGTCCGAGCTGGACGAACACCTCCAAACGCCCGCCGCCGCGGCGGTGTTCGAGGGGTATATCACGCTCCTCAATCTCCGCCGGGCCGAACCGGCGTTTCATCCTGAGGCCGGGCAAACCGTGCTGGACCTCGGCCCGGACCTCGTCGCCCTGGTGCGGATCGACCGGGACGAAACCGAACGCATCGCCTGCCTCACGAACCTCACCGGCAGCCCGGTCACGGCCGATCTCTCGGACGTCTCCGGCTGGCGGGGCGGCGTGGACCTGATCGGGGGCGCGGACCACGCCCAGCAGGTCGAACTCGGCCCGTGGCAGACGGCGTGGGTGAAGGAAACGGCCTGA
- a CDS encoding aldehyde dehydrogenase family protein has protein sequence MSLFSGSKDYQFYAAGRWQDGDTKIEVLNPADESVLATTPDATAAQCTEALEFAKQAQKAWGKLTGVERGNCLRKWADLVDERKEKFAQLLSQEVGKPIREARGEIDFGNSWLRYFAGFDRHIEGEILSADQPNEQLWLVPQPAGVAVAVIAWNFPYAVACRKLAPALIAGCAIVLKPHEDTPLTALELAKLAEEAGIPPGIVNVVTGRGATAGAALTSSPLADVISFTGSVKTGKLIAKAAAENVTFASLELGGKAPFLVLNDADVDEAVEIAVFSRFLNCGQICTANERTYVQRGVYEQFLEKYVAKVEGLSVGNPLDEDMYLGPKVNKTELEKVDRMVQAAVAGGATALTGGGLFEREGKYEKGYWYKPTVITGVDNSNPLMQDEIFGPVSPVAPFDDFDEGIALANDTRFGLAGYLVTNDMNKIMRAIRDLELGELYINRGCVESIHGYHTGWKQSGVGGDDGKKGLEHYLRYKSVYLKYQG, from the coding sequence ATGTCGCTGTTCTCCGGCTCCAAAGACTATCAATTCTACGCCGCCGGCCGCTGGCAGGACGGCGACACGAAGATCGAAGTGCTCAACCCGGCGGACGAATCCGTCCTCGCCACCACCCCGGACGCCACCGCCGCCCAATGCACCGAGGCGCTGGAGTTCGCCAAGCAGGCCCAGAAGGCCTGGGGTAAGCTGACGGGCGTCGAACGCGGCAACTGCCTGCGGAAGTGGGCCGATCTGGTCGACGAGCGGAAGGAGAAGTTCGCCCAACTGCTCTCCCAAGAGGTCGGCAAGCCGATCCGCGAGGCCCGCGGCGAGATCGACTTCGGCAACAGCTGGCTGCGGTACTTCGCCGGCTTCGACCGTCACATTGAGGGCGAGATCCTCTCCGCCGACCAGCCGAACGAACAGCTCTGGCTCGTCCCGCAGCCGGCCGGCGTGGCGGTCGCGGTGATCGCCTGGAACTTCCCCTACGCCGTCGCCTGCCGGAAGCTCGCCCCGGCGCTGATCGCCGGTTGCGCGATCGTGCTCAAGCCGCACGAGGACACCCCGCTGACGGCCTTGGAACTGGCCAAACTGGCGGAGGAGGCGGGCATTCCGCCGGGCATCGTGAACGTGGTCACCGGCCGCGGGGCCACCGCCGGCGCCGCCCTGACCAGCAGCCCGCTGGCGGACGTGATCTCCTTCACCGGCAGCGTGAAAACCGGCAAGCTGATCGCCAAGGCCGCCGCGGAGAACGTGACCTTCGCCTCGCTGGAACTGGGCGGCAAGGCCCCGTTCCTGGTGCTGAACGACGCGGACGTGGACGAGGCGGTCGAGATCGCCGTCTTCAGCCGGTTCCTGAACTGCGGCCAGATCTGCACCGCCAACGAGCGCACCTACGTGCAGCGGGGCGTGTACGAGCAGTTCCTCGAAAAATACGTCGCCAAGGTGGAGGGGCTGTCCGTCGGCAACCCGCTGGACGAAGACATGTACCTCGGCCCGAAGGTCAATAAAACGGAGCTGGAAAAAGTCGACCGCATGGTGCAGGCCGCGGTCGCCGGCGGCGCCACCGCCCTGACCGGCGGCGGCCTGTTCGAGCGCGAGGGCAAGTACGAGAAGGGCTACTGGTACAAGCCGACCGTCATCACCGGCGTGGATAACTCCAACCCGCTGATGCAGGACGAAATCTTCGGCCCAGTCTCGCCCGTCGCCCCCTTTGACGACTTCGACGAAGGCATCGCGTTGGCGAACGACACCCGGTTCGGCCTCGCCGGCTACCTGGTGACGAACGACATGAACAAGATCATGCGGGCGATCCGCGATCTGGAATTGGGCGAGCTGTATATCAACCGCGGCTGCGTGGAGAGCATCCACGGCTACCACACCGGCTGGAAGCAGAGCGGCGTCGGCGGCGACGACGGCAAAAAGGGCCTGGAGCACTACCTGCGGTACAAGAGCGTGTACCTCAAGTACCAGGGTTAA